The Paracoccus liaowanqingii genome window below encodes:
- a CDS encoding catalase, which yields MSQNDPSGRPRMTTTAGAPIASNQNSETAGVRGPLLMQDYQLLEKLAHQNRERIPERVVHAKGWGAFGTFTVTNDISQYSCASIFSQIGKTTDMLARFSTVAGEAGAADHERDVRGFSLKFYTDEGNWDMVGNNTPVFFVRDPLKFPDFIHTQKRHPRTNMRSATAMWDFWGQQPESLHQVTILMSDRGIPQDPTFMNGYGSHTYSFWNAAGERFWVKFHFKTQQGHRHFTNGEAAEIIGHNREGYQEALFGKIEDGQFPRWKMMVQVMPELDAEKTPYDPFDLTKVWPHSDYPLIEVGEVELNRNAENYFAQIEQSAFSPSNKVRGIGYSPDKMLQARVFSYADAHRYRLGTHYEHLPVNAAKAPVHHYHKDGSMNFFGHKSGSTDAYYEPNSFGGAVEDPSFTEPPLRISGEAGRHPHQQQMDDYTQVRALHDTVLTEEERGRLYKNLAAAMEGVSDERILDRVLAHFDAISPAYGAGIRAARAEMAERHRHAAE from the coding sequence ATGAGCCAGAACGATCCGTCCGGCCGCCCGCGCATGACCACCACCGCAGGCGCGCCCATCGCCTCGAACCAGAACAGCGAGACGGCGGGCGTCCGCGGCCCGCTGCTGATGCAGGACTACCAGCTGCTGGAAAAGCTGGCCCACCAAAACCGCGAGCGCATCCCCGAGCGTGTCGTCCACGCCAAGGGCTGGGGCGCCTTCGGGACCTTCACCGTCACCAACGACATCAGCCAGTACAGCTGCGCCTCGATCTTCTCGCAGATCGGCAAGACGACCGACATGCTGGCGCGCTTCTCGACCGTGGCCGGAGAGGCCGGGGCGGCCGACCATGAGCGCGACGTGCGGGGCTTCTCGCTGAAGTTCTACACCGACGAGGGCAACTGGGACATGGTGGGCAACAACACGCCCGTCTTCTTCGTCCGCGACCCGCTGAAGTTCCCCGACTTCATCCACACGCAGAAGCGTCACCCGCGCACCAACATGCGCAGCGCGACCGCCATGTGGGACTTCTGGGGCCAGCAGCCCGAATCGCTGCATCAGGTGACGATCCTGATGTCGGATCGTGGCATTCCGCAGGACCCGACCTTCATGAACGGCTATGGCAGCCACACCTATTCCTTCTGGAATGCGGCGGGCGAGCGTTTCTGGGTCAAGTTCCACTTCAAGACCCAGCAGGGCCATCGCCATTTCACCAATGGCGAGGCCGCCGAGATCATCGGCCACAACCGCGAGGGCTATCAGGAGGCCCTGTTCGGCAAGATCGAGGACGGCCAGTTCCCGCGCTGGAAGATGATGGTTCAGGTCATGCCCGAACTAGACGCGGAAAAGACCCCCTACGATCCGTTCGACCTGACCAAGGTCTGGCCGCATTCCGACTATCCGCTGATCGAGGTCGGCGAGGTCGAGCTGAACCGCAATGCCGAGAACTACTTCGCGCAGATCGAGCAGTCGGCCTTCAGCCCGTCGAACAAGGTGCGCGGCATCGGCTATTCGCCCGACAAGATGCTGCAGGCCCGCGTCTTCAGCTATGCCGACGCGCATCGCTATCGTCTCGGCACGCATTACGAGCATCTGCCGGTGAACGCCGCGAAGGCCCCGGTGCATCACTATCACAAGGACGGGTCGATGAACTTCTTCGGCCACAAGTCGGGCAGCACGGACGCCTATTACGAGCCGAACAGCTTCGGCGGCGCTGTCGAGGATCCGTCCTTCACCGAGCCGCCCCTTCGGATCTCGGGCGAGGCCGGGCGCCATCCGCACCAGCAGCAGATGGACGACTATACCCAGGTCCGCGCGCTGCATGACACGGTGCTGACCGAAGAGGAGCGTGGGCGCCTGTACAAGAACCTCGCCGCCGCGATGGAGGGGGTGTCCGACGAGCGCATCCTGGACCGGGTGCTGGCGCATTTCGACGCGATCAGCCCGGCCTATGGCGCGGGCATCCGCGCCGCGCGGGCCGAGATGGCCGAACGCCACCGTCACGCGGCAGAATAA
- a CDS encoding DUF6456 domain-containing protein — MTISTGDFAPCPGTTAHPSGAGDGKGEPRDMTEDARLYLRHVEQGIPIRALARESGCHASTILRRVRRFEARRDDPLVDAALTPQAPRHSAQYDRQALRVLRRLAEPGAAMASAPGMDKAIVTRNDIRTAVLDRALAEGMALKGWVVQTRTGGRLQRYVIAPAGREALRDMLRSPRQRNAVPGPGAFADAEPVGADAPQLQPGMAEAQAGFVHAESHRVWEDRVIEDPETGRRRHARVNIAESPLLVLARRRDTDGQPFLSAGLVSAGERLREDFELAQMGPRVTQNWDGFMTAGIDVSRTGSGFRGGSENARDRVALALRDLGPGLGDIVLRVCCFLEGIEMTERRLGWSARSGKIVLRLALMRLERHYAETYGKGSPLIG; from the coding sequence ATGACCATATCGACCGGTGACTTCGCACCCTGCCCGGGCACCACGGCGCACCCGTCCGGGGCCGGGGACGGCAAGGGCGAGCCCCGCGACATGACAGAGGATGCCCGCCTGTATCTGCGTCACGTCGAGCAGGGCATCCCCATCCGCGCGCTGGCCCGCGAATCCGGCTGTCATGCCTCGACCATTTTGCGCCGCGTCCGCCGCTTCGAGGCGCGGCGCGACGATCCGCTGGTCGATGCGGCCCTGACGCCCCAGGCCCCGCGCCACTCCGCGCAGTACGACCGCCAGGCGCTGCGGGTGCTGCGGCGATTGGCCGAGCCCGGGGCGGCGATGGCCTCGGCCCCCGGGATGGACAAGGCGATCGTGACCCGCAACGACATCCGCACCGCCGTGCTGGACCGCGCGCTGGCCGAGGGCATGGCGCTGAAGGGCTGGGTCGTGCAGACCCGGACAGGCGGGCGGCTGCAGCGCTATGTCATCGCCCCGGCGGGACGCGAGGCGCTGCGCGACATGTTGCGCTCGCCCCGCCAGCGCAATGCGGTGCCCGGCCCCGGGGCCTTCGCGGATGCCGAGCCGGTCGGCGCGGATGCGCCGCAGCTTCAGCCCGGCATGGCCGAGGCGCAGGCGGGCTTTGTCCATGCCGAGAGCCACCGGGTCTGGGAGGATCGGGTGATCGAGGACCCCGAGACCGGCCGGCGCCGCCATGCGCGGGTAAACATCGCCGAAAGCCCGCTGCTGGTGCTGGCCCGTCGGCGCGACACGGACGGGCAGCCTTTCCTGAGTGCCGGGCTTGTCTCGGCCGGGGAACGGCTGCGCGAGGATTTCGAGCTGGCCCAGATGGGGCCGCGCGTCACGCAGAACTGGGACGGGTTCATGACGGCGGGGATCGACGTGTCACGGACCGGATCCGGGTTTCGCGGCGGGTCCGAGAACGCCCGCGACCGGGTGGCGCTGGCGCTGCGCGATCTGGGGCCGGGCCTGGGCGACATCGTGCTGCGCGTCTGCTGCTTCCTGGAAGGCATCGAGATGACCGAGCGGCGCTTGGGCTGGTCGGCGCGCTCGGGCAAGATCGTGCTGCGCCTGGCCCTGATGCGGCTGGAGCGGCACTATGCCGAGACCTACGGCAAGGGTTCGCCGCTGATCGGCTGA
- a CDS encoding helicase HerA-like domain-containing protein, translated as MAMVLDPEAGHILVGGAGAGHATPETLLLRLANRHGLIAGATGTGKTVTLQTLAESLSLAGVPVFLSDVKGDLAGLAGAGSDQGALHGAFQARAAKIGVDFDYQAFPVTFWDVWGAQGHPVRTTPAEMGPLLLSRLLGLTAVQEGVMTIAFRLADEQGLPLLDLKDLQAMLVWVGQNARDLSLRYGNVGTSSVGAIQRALLVLEGEGGDRLFGEPALDLADLLRQDDRGRGVINILAADRLMSSPRLYATFLLWLLSELFEQLPEVGDPDRPRLAFFFDEAHLLFDDAPKALVDKIEQVARLIRSKGVSIWFVSQSPADIPEDVLGQLGNRVQHGLRAFTAKDQAALRAAAQNYRTNPDIDIAEAIQTVGTGEAVTSFLQAKGEPGMAQHTLIRPPFSQLGPIADEERAAIVAASPLGAQYGTTLDRQSAHEMLAQRTAAAAVAEDDGDLFEMPATGAGRGRPYPAPEAPAKPAPRGRSDSIAQTFGKSLARQLGTRTGQALVRGVLGSLLGTRRR; from the coding sequence CGGGTCACATCCTCGTCGGCGGCGCGGGCGCCGGTCATGCCACGCCCGAGACGCTGCTGCTGCGGCTGGCCAACCGCCACGGCCTGATCGCCGGGGCCACCGGCACCGGCAAGACCGTGACCCTGCAGACCCTGGCCGAAAGCCTGTCGCTGGCGGGCGTGCCGGTCTTTCTGTCGGACGTGAAGGGCGATCTGGCGGGGCTGGCGGGGGCGGGCTCGGACCAGGGCGCGCTGCACGGGGCGTTCCAGGCGCGGGCCGCGAAGATCGGAGTCGACTTCGACTATCAGGCCTTCCCGGTGACCTTCTGGGATGTCTGGGGCGCGCAGGGCCATCCGGTCCGCACCACGCCGGCCGAGATGGGGCCGCTGCTGCTGTCGCGCCTGCTGGGCCTGACCGCCGTGCAGGAGGGGGTGATGACCATCGCCTTCCGCCTGGCCGACGAGCAGGGCCTGCCGCTCTTGGACCTGAAGGACCTGCAGGCGATGCTGGTCTGGGTCGGCCAAAACGCGCGCGATCTGTCGCTGCGCTACGGCAATGTGGGCACCTCCAGCGTGGGCGCGATCCAGCGCGCGCTGTTGGTGCTGGAGGGCGAGGGCGGCGACCGCCTGTTCGGGGAGCCGGCACTGGATCTGGCCGACCTGCTGCGGCAGGACGACCGGGGCCGGGGCGTCATCAACATCCTGGCCGCCGACCGGCTGATGTCGTCGCCCCGGCTCTACGCGACCTTCCTGCTGTGGCTCTTGTCCGAGCTGTTCGAACAGCTGCCCGAGGTCGGTGATCCCGACCGCCCGCGCCTGGCCTTTTTCTTCGACGAGGCGCATCTGCTGTTCGACGACGCCCCCAAGGCGCTGGTCGACAAAATCGAGCAGGTGGCGCGGCTGATCCGCTCCAAGGGCGTCAGCATCTGGTTCGTCAGCCAGTCCCCCGCCGACATTCCCGAGGATGTGCTGGGCCAGCTGGGCAACCGAGTCCAGCACGGGCTGCGGGCCTTTACCGCCAAGGACCAAGCGGCCCTGCGGGCGGCGGCGCAGAACTATCGCACGAACCCGGATATCGACATCGCCGAGGCGATCCAGACGGTCGGCACGGGCGAGGCGGTGACCTCGTTCCTGCAGGCCAAGGGCGAGCCGGGAATGGCGCAGCACACGCTGATCCGACCGCCCTTCAGCCAGCTGGGGCCAATCGCGGACGAGGAGCGCGCGGCGATCGTGGCGGCCTCGCCCCTGGGGGCCCAGTACGGCACGACGCTGGACCGCCAGTCCGCGCACGAGATGCTGGCGCAGCGCACCGCCGCTGCGGCGGTGGCCGAGGACGACGGCGATCTGTTCGAGATGCCCGCAACCGGCGCGGGCCGGGGCCGTCCCTACCCGGCCCCCGAGGCACCGGCCAAGCCCGCCCCGCGCGGGCGGTCCGACAGCATCGCGCAGACCTTCGGCAAGAGCCTGGCGCGGCAGCTGGGCACCCGGACCGGGCAGGCACTGGTCCGGGGCGTGCTGGGATCCCTCTTGGGCACGCGCCGGCGCTGA
- a CDS encoding DUF6477 family protein — protein sequence MTAPSNVIVFRPRPSLHGLRRPGTLIRAAREGQASWKRDRDLARLLRSDGCPAPGAVLPRLRAEEDLQNDLRVTRAAEYDLKRHVALMIAILAEMRAAIAACPPCPVAAAR from the coding sequence ATGACTGCACCGTCGAACGTGATCGTCTTCCGCCCCCGCCCGTCGCTGCACGGCCTGCGCCGCCCCGGCACGCTGATCCGCGCCGCGCGCGAGGGTCAGGCGTCGTGGAAACGCGACCGGGATCTGGCGCGGCTTCTGCGCAGCGACGGCTGCCCGGCACCCGGGGCGGTCCTGCCGCGCCTGCGCGCCGAGGAGGATCTTCAGAACGACCTGCGGGTGACGCGGGCCGCCGAATACGACCTCAAGCGCCATGTCGCGCTGATGATCGCCATCCTGGCCGAGATGCGCGCCGCGATCGCGGCCTGCCCGCCCTGCCCGGTCGCCGCCGCCCGCTAG